TATCGGGGCAGTGGTGGAGCAGGCCGTCGCGGTGGCTTTCGGGGATGACGGTCAGGCATCCCTGCTCGGCAGTCGCCTCCTTCAGCGAGAACCAGACGGTCAGCATGTCGGTGTCGTCGGCCTCCTTCGTGACGACCCCATTGTCCTGGTGCCACGGCGAGATGCCGAGTTGAATGCGTCCCGTGTTGGGGTTGATCGGCGTCAGGTGCTCGGGCAGCTTGATGCGCACGTGCTGGACCGGGTTGGAGTAGATTTCGGGGCCGATAAAGGCCTCTACGGCGTCGAGCAGCCGGGGGTTGGTCAGGACGTTGAACACCGCCGGACCGCACCAGAACGGTGTGTCTTCCTTGATATTACCCTGGGGCAAGGTGAAATCGAAATACTGCTGGTGAACCATGCCGCTCTCACCCCAGACTTTCGTGATGCGTTCGCCGAACGGCAGGTCTTCGTACCTGGATTCGATCCTACCGGCCAGGAAGAGCTCTTCCGCCAGTTGATCGAGCACGGTTCCGTACTCCTCGATCACGGGGTCGAGTACAGATTCCTGGTCCAGCAGGCCCCGCACCATCAGGTATCCCTGGTCTTCGAAGAAGGCCATCTGTTCGTCGGAAATGGGTGACATTACAACCTCCCTGTCGCCTTTCGCCGGGGTCTGGCGGGTCGTCCGCGTCAGGACGCGTCAACATATAGACAAGAATTCGGCGCGTCAGCGGTATATTCTGGGTGGAACCGGGTTCGACGCTGTACTATTCATATTGTATAGTCTGCAAGTGTAGTCTGCCGGTCTTATTATAGCGGCCGTTCGGACCGCGCGCAAGGGAAGATGGCTCGCGGTTGTCGATAGCGGTTCCCTAATTTCGCAACCGTTGTTTGTGTTGGCGGCGCCCGCGTCATGCCCGATCCGCCGCATTGACTGAAAGGTGCCGTTGACCGTGGCCGAAAACCATCGATCCGGACCGGGACGGGATGATGCGCCGGATGACCGGCAGGAGGTCTTTCAAAGACTCTTCGACGCGTGGCACGGACGCATCTACCAGACCTGCTTCCGGCTCATGGGACACCCGCAGGAGGCCGAGGACATCACACAGGACGTCTTCGTACGGGCCATGCAGGCTTACGACCGGTTCCGGGGCGACGCCGACCCGGGCACGTGGCTTTACCGTATCGCGGTGAACCAGTGCCTCAACGTCCGGCGCCGAAAACGCCGGCTGCAGTGGCTGGCCCTGGACTTCTGGAACGAAGGCGTTGACGAGACGACATGGACCGGGAACAGGAGCGGCGGGGTCGAGGACGACCTTCAGCAGTCGGACCGGGAGCGCATCGTCGGGAAGGCCATCGACGCACTCCCCGAACGGCAGCGCACAGCCCTGATCCTCTCCCATTTCGAGAGGATGTCCTACAAGTCCATCGCCGAAACCATGGACTGCACGCCCTCCGCGGTGGAGTCCCTGCTGCACCGGGCCAAGACCAATCTCGCCAGGCGCCTGCGTCCGCACCTGGGGGAATTGTGATTCGTTCGCGCGGCTCCGCCGGAATACGTTGGCCGGTCCAGCCGCATCGAGTTGCACAAAAAACGAATGGATCGGGCGATCGGGTTGTCTAAGCGTACAGACAGGGACAGTCCGTGAAGCGACCGCACCGTCCCACGGACCCACAGGATCATCAACAGGCGGGCGAACATCATGAATCAACGGTACTTCGAAGACCGGATCATGCTCTATATCGACGGAGATCTTCCGCCCGATGAAAGGGCCCGGTGCGAAGAATACCTGCGTACCCATCCGCGATTCCGCGAGCGGGTCGACGCGCTTCGTCAGGCCTGGTATTCGGATAACCTGCTTAACGTGACCGGGCCTACCCTGCGTCTGCGGACGCGTTTCGAGGCCGCACTCCGGGGCGAAGACATCATCGAAACCGGACCGACGGTGGGGACGCGGATCGCCTGGCTTGCCCGTCCGGCGCTGATGGCCGTTACGCTGGTCGCGGGCATACT
The nucleotide sequence above comes from Gemmatimonadota bacterium. Encoded proteins:
- a CDS encoding phytanoyl-CoA dioxygenase family protein, whose amino-acid sequence is MSPISDEQMAFFEDQGYLMVRGLLDQESVLDPVIEEYGTVLDQLAEELFLAGRIESRYEDLPFGERITKVWGESGMVHQQYFDFTLPQGNIKEDTPFWCGPAVFNVLTNPRLLDAVEAFIGPEIYSNPVQHVRIKLPEHLTPINPNTGRIQLGISPWHQDNGVVTKEADDTDMLTVWFSLKEATAEQGCLTVIPESHRDGLLHHCPDIWGLEIPEKVKDRSAAVPQPTKPGDVLFLHKHTCHSSLPNKSNEIRWSYDLRYNPIGQASGRGAFPGFVARSQANPERILTDPVAWNQMWVDARDALAGLPNPSFNRWSKDHELCA
- a CDS encoding RNA polymerase sigma factor, giving the protein MPLTVAENHRSGPGRDDAPDDRQEVFQRLFDAWHGRIYQTCFRLMGHPQEAEDITQDVFVRAMQAYDRFRGDADPGTWLYRIAVNQCLNVRRRKRRLQWLALDFWNEGVDETTWTGNRSGGVEDDLQQSDRERIVGKAIDALPERQRTALILSHFERMSYKSIAETMDCTPSAVESLLHRAKTNLARRLRPHLGEL